A genomic segment from Nitrospira sp. encodes:
- a CDS encoding putative periplasmic protein kinase ArgK and related GTPases of G3E family: protein MTRLHVGRPSDREDAVTLASQVMAGEVRALSRAISLLENQDPAGTAVLSHLTAGSKRAMVIGITGYPGAGKSTVIDQLITAYRRLGERVGVLAVDVSSPVTGGALLGDRIRMQHHADDRGVYIRSMATRGYQGGLARATRDALRLLEAAGYEAILIETVGVGQNELDILQVAQTIVAVTAPGLGDDIQAMKAGLLEVADIVVVNKGDREGADATLRDLREWCPLVLRTVAVKGEGVPDLIAAIAEHQRVRDLDNQGRNKPAELRIDPGARGGRQGRTWGSTNGL from the coding sequence ATGACCCGACTGCACGTCGGCCGACCATCCGATCGCGAGGATGCCGTGACCCTGGCCTCACAGGTCATGGCCGGTGAGGTGCGGGCGCTGTCCCGTGCGATCAGCCTGCTCGAAAACCAGGACCCGGCCGGAACGGCGGTACTGAGTCACCTGACGGCAGGATCGAAGCGTGCCATGGTGATCGGCATCACAGGATATCCTGGTGCGGGCAAGAGCACCGTGATCGATCAGCTCATCACGGCTTATCGACGCCTGGGCGAACGGGTCGGCGTCCTGGCCGTCGATGTCAGCAGCCCCGTGACGGGCGGAGCCCTGCTCGGCGACCGCATCAGGATGCAGCACCATGCGGACGATCGCGGAGTGTACATCCGCAGCATGGCGACACGTGGTTACCAGGGCGGGCTGGCACGGGCGACACGGGATGCGTTGCGGCTTCTGGAAGCGGCGGGTTACGAGGCGATCCTGATCGAGACCGTCGGGGTCGGCCAGAACGAACTCGACATCCTGCAGGTGGCTCAGACGATCGTCGCGGTGACGGCGCCGGGACTCGGCGACGACATTCAAGCCATGAAGGCCGGTCTGCTGGAAGTTGCGGACATCGTGGTCGTCAACAAGGGGGACCGCGAAGGCGCCGACGCGACCCTGCGGGATCTGCGCGAATGGTGTCCCCTGGTGCTGCGCACCGTCGCGGTGAAGGGCGAAGGGGTTCCGGATTTGATCGCAGCCATCGCCGAGCATCAACGGGTACGAGACCTCGACAACCAGGGACGGAACAAACCCGCTGAACTACGTATCGATCCCGGTGCTCGTGGAGGGCGACAGGGCCGTACCTGGGGATCCACGAACGGCCTGTGA
- a CDS encoding 2-methylcitrate dehydratase, whose amino-acid sequence MLADRLAGYTQTLCYDDLPSAVVHEVKRRILDSLGCAFGAWKASPCRIARHVAESVKVHDGATLWGTTHKTLPDLATFANGALVRYLDFNDTYLSKEPAHPSDNIAAVIAAGETTHASGKRVIQAIALAYEIQCRLCDAAALRPRGWDHVTYGSISSALGVAKTMKLSYEETLQAVNLAGVANVALRQTRVGDMSMWKACAFSNAARNGLFAALLARYGMTGPSPIFEGEKGFMKLVSGPFELAMLGGEKAPDDRPVSFKILDSYIKHFPVEYHAQTAVEAALVLRTELIEAEGTGAVENLADIEIGSYDVAIEIIGRDPEKWQPTTRETADHSFPYCVAAALLDGRVTLQSFSRKRLRNSTLQGVMKRVRVVRQPEFVGRYPATMPTRVTARTAQGGLYMKQVDLPLGHPAHPMSDRDVENKVRRLASKRIGRVRVDRLIEFVWNLEQEKDIGRLMPLLRVTHHDS is encoded by the coding sequence ATGTTGGCGGATCGCTTGGCCGGCTATACCCAGACCCTCTGTTACGACGACTTGCCGAGCGCCGTCGTACATGAAGTCAAGCGGCGGATCCTGGACAGTCTGGGCTGCGCATTCGGCGCCTGGAAGGCATCTCCATGCCGGATCGCACGCCACGTCGCGGAGTCGGTCAAGGTTCACGACGGCGCGACCCTCTGGGGCACGACACACAAGACTCTGCCGGATCTGGCGACCTTCGCCAACGGCGCACTGGTTCGATACCTCGACTTCAACGACACCTACCTGTCCAAGGAACCGGCTCACCCATCGGACAATATCGCGGCCGTCATCGCGGCAGGAGAAACGACCCATGCATCCGGCAAACGGGTCATCCAAGCCATTGCCTTGGCCTATGAGATCCAGTGCCGGCTCTGTGATGCGGCGGCGTTGCGCCCCAGAGGATGGGACCACGTGACCTACGGTTCGATCTCGTCCGCACTCGGCGTGGCCAAGACCATGAAACTTTCTTATGAAGAAACGCTGCAGGCCGTCAATCTGGCTGGCGTTGCCAACGTGGCGCTCCGGCAAACCAGGGTCGGCGACATGTCCATGTGGAAGGCCTGTGCCTTTTCCAACGCCGCGCGCAACGGCTTGTTCGCCGCCCTCCTCGCCCGGTACGGCATGACGGGACCGTCGCCGATTTTCGAAGGCGAAAAAGGCTTCATGAAACTAGTCTCCGGACCGTTCGAATTGGCGATGCTGGGCGGAGAGAAGGCTCCCGACGACCGACCGGTTTCCTTCAAGATCCTCGACAGTTACATCAAACATTTCCCGGTGGAATACCACGCGCAGACCGCGGTCGAAGCGGCGCTGGTCCTGCGGACCGAGTTGATCGAGGCGGAAGGGACCGGGGCGGTCGAGAACCTGGCCGATATCGAAATCGGCAGTTATGACGTGGCCATCGAGATCATCGGGCGTGATCCTGAAAAATGGCAGCCGACCACGAGGGAAACGGCCGACCATAGTTTTCCCTATTGCGTGGCGGCGGCGTTGCTGGACGGTCGCGTGACCTTGCAGTCGTTCAGCCGGAAACGGTTACGGAACTCCACGTTGCAAGGAGTGATGAAACGGGTCCGCGTCGTGCGTCAACCGGAATTCGTGGGCCGTTACCCTGCGACGATGCCGACCCGCGTCACGGCCAGGACCGCGCAGGGCGGCCTCTACATGAAGCAGGTGGACCTGCCGTTGGGCCATCCCGCCCATCCGATGTCGGATCGGGACGTGGAAAACAAAGTACGCCGGCTCGCGTCGAAACGAATCGGTCGCGTACGAGTCGACAGGCTCATCGAATTCGTGTGGAACCTGGAACAAGAAAAGGACATCGGCCGATTGATGCCGCTGTTGAGGGTGACGCACCATGACAGCTGA
- a CDS encoding Methylisocitrate lyase, which yields MTAESSARSTAQSLRELLASRTVAIPGAFNALTALQIERAGYETLYLSGAAVSAARGLPDIGLISLTEMAREAATIAKAVAIPAIVDADTGYGPPSAVGDAVREFERAGLAGMQIEDQEADKKCGHLSGKRLVPVTEMVAKVRTAVRAKRDPDFLLVARTDARSVEGLEAVIQRALAYVEAGADALFPEALPSAEEFGTFARRMKTAGVQVPLIANMTEFGKTPYLSVGEFESLGYRGVLFPVSTLRVAARAVETLLAELKKGGSQRDWLDHMMTRQELYALLRYEPDTDRLWRPYEPGAAGTARD from the coding sequence ATGACAGCTGAGTCATCCGCTCGCTCCACCGCGCAAAGCCTTCGTGAACTGCTGGCTTCACGCACGGTGGCCATCCCGGGAGCGTTCAACGCGCTGACGGCACTCCAAATCGAACGGGCCGGCTATGAGACCCTGTACCTGTCTGGGGCGGCTGTCTCGGCGGCCCGCGGCCTGCCGGACATCGGGCTGATCTCGCTGACAGAGATGGCGAGGGAAGCGGCGACCATCGCCAAGGCGGTCGCCATTCCGGCCATCGTCGATGCCGACACCGGTTATGGTCCCCCTTCGGCGGTGGGAGATGCGGTCCGGGAATTCGAACGAGCCGGGTTGGCAGGCATGCAGATCGAAGACCAGGAAGCGGACAAGAAATGCGGACACCTGTCGGGGAAACGGTTGGTCCCTGTCACTGAAATGGTCGCCAAGGTCAGGACCGCAGTCCGGGCGAAACGCGATCCGGATTTCCTGCTCGTGGCTCGCACGGACGCCAGGAGCGTGGAAGGGCTGGAAGCGGTCATCCAACGGGCCCTGGCCTATGTCGAAGCAGGTGCGGACGCCTTGTTTCCCGAAGCCTTGCCGTCCGCCGAAGAGTTCGGCACCTTTGCACGCCGGATGAAAACAGCCGGTGTTCAGGTGCCGTTGATCGCCAACATGACGGAATTCGGCAAGACGCCCTACCTGAGCGTGGGCGAGTTCGAATCGCTGGGATACCGCGGCGTGCTGTTTCCCGTCAGTACGTTGCGGGTTGCGGCGCGGGCCGTCGAAACCCTGCTGGCGGAACTGAAGAAGGGCGGCTCTCAACGGGATTGGCTCGACCACATGATGACAAGGCAGGAACTCTACGCACTGCTTCGATATGAACCGGATACAGACCGGCTGTGGAGGCCCTATGAACCAGGCGCTGCGGGAACAGCCCGCGACTAA
- a CDS encoding 2-methylcitrate synthase — MNQALREQPATKADHSSYSPGLEGVIAGESALCQVDEGEAGLRYRGYAIGDLAERSSFEEVAYLLLFGRLPTGTELKEFSEQLARNRSLPDPVQRFVEQVRPGMHPMDVLRSGISLLGLSDPDAQDGSRDANLRKSMRLLSQIPLLVADSHRVMAGGKPMRPDRAEGFAQDLLHLTAGRKTGEAGVAMAQALNVSLILYAEHEFNASTFSARVTASTMTDLHGTITAAVATLKGPLHGGANEAVATMLLDIGNPDRAEPWLRGALAQKRRVMGFGHRVLRRGDARSTIIQRHAERLSDLCDDRRWYAMASTIERIMREEKGLHPNLDFYTAVAYLLMGIPRELSTPLFVCSRITGWCAHVMEQQEHNRLIRPRALYTGPAPRTYEPLDRRA; from the coding sequence ATGAACCAGGCGCTGCGGGAACAGCCCGCGACTAAGGCGGATCATTCCTCTTACAGCCCCGGACTGGAAGGGGTGATCGCCGGAGAATCAGCCCTCTGTCAGGTGGATGAAGGAGAAGCAGGACTTCGCTATCGAGGTTATGCGATCGGAGACTTGGCGGAACGGAGCAGCTTCGAGGAGGTCGCCTATCTGCTGCTCTTCGGCCGGCTCCCGACAGGGACGGAGTTGAAGGAATTCTCCGAGCAGCTGGCGCGTAATCGCTCCCTGCCGGATCCGGTTCAACGTTTCGTGGAACAGGTGCGGCCGGGCATGCATCCCATGGATGTCTTACGGAGCGGGATTTCGCTGCTGGGACTGAGCGATCCCGACGCGCAGGACGGATCGCGCGACGCGAACCTCAGAAAATCCATGCGCCTGCTCAGTCAGATCCCCCTGCTGGTTGCCGACAGCCATCGTGTGATGGCGGGAGGGAAGCCGATGAGGCCGGACCGGGCCGAAGGCTTCGCGCAAGACCTCCTGCACCTCACGGCAGGGCGAAAAACCGGTGAAGCAGGCGTTGCCATGGCGCAGGCACTGAATGTGTCGCTGATTCTATATGCGGAACATGAATTCAATGCCTCCACGTTTTCCGCCCGGGTCACGGCCTCCACCATGACCGATCTTCATGGCACCATTACGGCGGCCGTCGCGACGTTGAAGGGACCGCTCCACGGCGGCGCCAACGAGGCGGTGGCGACGATGTTGCTCGACATCGGCAACCCGGATCGTGCGGAGCCTTGGCTGCGCGGGGCGCTCGCTCAAAAACGACGGGTGATGGGATTCGGACATCGCGTGCTCCGGCGGGGCGACGCGCGATCGACGATCATTCAGCGCCATGCCGAACGACTCAGCGACCTCTGCGACGACCGCCGCTGGTATGCGATGGCCTCCACCATCGAGCGGATCATGCGGGAGGAAAAGGGCCTCCACCCCAATCTCGATTTCTACACGGCGGTGGCGTATCTGCTGATGGGTATCCCGCGTGAACTATCCACTCCATTGTTCGTCTGTTCGCGCATCACCGGTTGGTGTGCGCATGTCATGGAACAGCAGGAACACAACCGGCTGATCAGACCGCGAGCCCTGTACACGGGGCCCGCGCCGAGGACTTATGAGCCTCTTGACCGGCGTGCATGA
- a CDS encoding Acetoacetyl-CoA synthetase [leucine] — protein MSLLTGVHDRIEQARDASGRPALLPWTSFEEFFRSRAYDSRLVTRNFLTYCDDERRLRRTYTYAEFGAVVERMADGLHTNLGLSRGDRIATVLFNHDLTLLTYFAAWTLGITVVPINIEETTNRKRYILEHSEVSAALCWEDAYEEIKDLQSTVPSLREVVAIGDGGILESRSQKPTGKARKNGSPFPAHPTSSTSRLDDPALIIYTSGTTGPPKGVILTMANLLIDADAIADWHGFGTRDRLMCVLPIHHVNGIVVTLMTPFYCRGSLVLNRRFKSGSFWRRIHEEEVTCVSVVPTLLEFLLDADEDIAAYRLDRFGGMICGAGPLLKDTATRFEDRFGFRIRHGYGLSEATCYSSFLPNDLTQEQHRRWLAGHEFPSIGPAIRHNLMAILDECGKSVPEGVRGEICIRGRTVCAGYFKRNDANEDAFQWGWFRSGDEGFYVADERGRPFFFISGRLKELIIRGGLNISPLEIDNVLKGHPAVKFAMALPFENRYYGEEIAAYVVPNDPASPPTETDLLAYCRGRLPFAKQPKVVLMGEDVPYTSTGKPKRLELKVRLATTLAAYRERQFREQR, from the coding sequence ATGAGCCTCTTGACCGGCGTGCATGACCGAATCGAGCAGGCCAGGGACGCATCAGGGCGGCCGGCACTGCTCCCCTGGACTTCGTTTGAAGAATTTTTTCGCTCACGGGCCTACGACTCGCGCCTCGTCACCAGGAATTTCCTGACCTACTGCGACGACGAGCGCCGCCTGCGCCGGACCTATACCTATGCGGAATTCGGCGCTGTGGTCGAACGGATGGCGGATGGCCTCCATACCAATCTCGGTCTGAGTCGCGGCGACCGGATCGCGACGGTCCTCTTCAACCATGACCTGACGCTGCTGACCTACTTCGCCGCCTGGACGTTGGGGATCACCGTCGTGCCGATCAACATCGAGGAAACGACCAACAGGAAACGCTACATCCTTGAACATTCTGAAGTGTCGGCCGCTCTGTGCTGGGAGGATGCTTATGAGGAAATCAAAGACCTCCAATCAACCGTGCCTTCATTACGTGAGGTCGTCGCGATCGGCGACGGCGGAATCCTTGAGAGCAGGAGTCAGAAACCGACCGGAAAGGCCCGAAAAAACGGCAGCCCCTTCCCTGCCCATCCCACGTCCTCGACCTCACGGCTCGACGACCCTGCGTTGATCATCTACACGTCCGGCACCACCGGTCCGCCGAAAGGCGTGATCCTGACGATGGCCAATCTCCTGATCGATGCGGATGCCATCGCGGACTGGCACGGATTCGGCACCCGCGACCGGTTGATGTGTGTCTTGCCCATTCACCATGTCAACGGCATCGTCGTCACGCTGATGACGCCGTTCTACTGCAGGGGAAGCCTCGTACTGAACCGGCGGTTCAAGAGCGGCAGCTTCTGGCGCCGAATCCATGAAGAAGAGGTCACGTGCGTCAGCGTCGTCCCGACGTTGCTCGAATTTCTCCTCGATGCCGATGAAGACATCGCCGCCTATCGCCTGGACCGTTTCGGCGGCATGATCTGCGGGGCCGGGCCGCTGTTGAAGGACACGGCGACGCGCTTCGAGGATCGGTTCGGCTTCCGGATCCGTCATGGATACGGGCTGTCGGAGGCGACCTGTTATTCGTCCTTTCTGCCGAACGATCTGACGCAGGAGCAACATCGTCGCTGGCTGGCAGGCCATGAGTTTCCGTCGATCGGTCCGGCGATACGGCACAACTTGATGGCGATTCTGGACGAGTGCGGGAAATCGGTCCCGGAAGGGGTTCGTGGGGAAATCTGCATCCGCGGCCGCACGGTCTGTGCCGGGTATTTCAAACGGAACGATGCCAATGAGGACGCGTTTCAATGGGGATGGTTCCGGTCGGGAGACGAAGGCTTTTATGTCGCCGACGAACGGGGACGCCCGTTCTTTTTCATTTCTGGCCGCCTCAAGGAACTCATCATTCGCGGCGGTCTGAATATTTCTCCGCTGGAGATCGACAACGTGTTGAAGGGGCATCCGGCCGTGAAGTTCGCCATGGCCCTGCCCTTCGAGAATCGCTACTACGGCGAGGAGATCGCCGCCTATGTCGTGCCGAACGATCCTGCGTCGCCCCCGACGGAAACGGATCTCCTGGCCTATTGTCGTGGCCGCTTGCCGTTTGCCAAGCAACCCAAGGTCGTGCTCATGGGCGAGGACGTGCCCTACACCTCCACAGGCAAACCCAAGAGGCTGGAACTGAAGGTCCGTCTCGCGACGACCCTCGCGGCCTATCGAGAACGACAGTTCAGAGAACAACGGTGA
- a CDS encoding Acyl-CoA dehydrogenase: MSTLFKGFERIEEARERFTGVSFMTGLYDGRPDFDLLLTPPEPPDEKAAGEAFCKQVELFLRHQVDPEEIERHAKIPESVIQGLFALGAFGMKIPKAYGGLGFSYTNYGRVLTLIAGWSNILALTVAVPQSIGIAMPILLYGNEDQKKKYLPLVAKEALSAFALTEPMTGSDAANVRTEAVLDATGSHFLVNGEKLWCTNGPIARYATLIARVPAKKVERDGTMTWVPVPNGQGANDRVHTAFILDMSTPGALVRHRCRFEGCRGIENAHLTLENVRIPVEHVIGDIGKGLKYALTILNVGRGISIPAICLGMAKQAWQPTLDRTNTRLTFQKPLAERQTQQIRIGDMAGHLYAMEALSMLVWRMADHHRYDIRIEAAMAKIFCSEHTIRFLRDAQIIFGGMGYETADSKKARGEAAFGIEQLVRDAEMYRIGEGATDILRPFVVREGLNRHLELAKGFYADGLSILDRIGQTLKLVRFYLPWYLRQWRKRPLPNRSEFAHLQVGPLTRYVERTSRRLAREVLYAMVRFRASFQDEQRLQNRIEAVGEDLFAMLATVLYAESQTRVEGRTTVWELVDAFCTCAKQRIEQRLTEFRHHQDHLTAATGTQALKGYYPTLSEGIIHRRLDDYVGKHRSS; the protein is encoded by the coding sequence ATGAGCACCCTCTTCAAGGGATTCGAACGGATCGAGGAAGCCCGCGAGCGATTCACAGGCGTGAGTTTCATGACGGGGCTCTATGACGGACGCCCGGACTTCGACCTCCTGCTGACGCCCCCCGAGCCGCCAGACGAGAAGGCCGCCGGCGAGGCCTTCTGCAAACAGGTGGAACTCTTTTTGCGCCACCAGGTGGACCCCGAGGAAATCGAACGCCACGCGAAGATCCCCGAATCCGTCATTCAGGGGCTCTTCGCACTCGGAGCCTTCGGCATGAAGATTCCGAAAGCCTACGGCGGCCTCGGCTTCTCCTATACGAACTATGGTCGTGTCCTCACCTTGATTGCGGGCTGGAGCAACATCCTCGCACTGACGGTGGCGGTGCCGCAGTCCATCGGTATCGCCATGCCGATCCTGCTCTACGGCAACGAAGATCAGAAAAAAAAGTATCTCCCTCTGGTCGCCAAGGAGGCTCTGTCGGCTTTCGCCCTCACGGAACCGATGACCGGCTCCGACGCCGCCAACGTACGGACCGAGGCCGTGTTGGATGCCACAGGCAGCCATTTCCTCGTGAACGGCGAAAAACTCTGGTGCACGAATGGACCGATCGCCCGCTACGCCACGCTCATCGCCCGCGTCCCGGCAAAGAAGGTGGAGCGCGACGGCACGATGACATGGGTGCCTGTTCCGAACGGACAAGGGGCGAATGACCGCGTCCACACGGCCTTCATCCTGGACATGTCCACCCCAGGCGCGCTCGTTCGCCACCGTTGCCGATTCGAAGGCTGTCGCGGAATCGAAAACGCCCACCTGACCTTGGAGAACGTGCGGATTCCGGTCGAGCATGTGATCGGGGACATCGGAAAGGGACTGAAGTATGCGTTGACGATCCTGAACGTGGGTCGCGGCATCAGTATCCCGGCCATTTGCCTGGGCATGGCAAAGCAAGCTTGGCAGCCGACGTTGGACCGGACGAATACGAGGCTCACGTTTCAAAAACCCTTGGCCGAACGGCAGACGCAACAGATCAGGATCGGGGACATGGCGGGCCACCTGTACGCAATGGAGGCGTTGTCCATGCTGGTCTGGCGAATGGCCGATCACCATCGCTACGACATCCGCATCGAGGCCGCCATGGCGAAAATATTCTGCTCCGAACATACGATCCGATTCCTCCGCGACGCCCAGATCATCTTCGGAGGCATGGGGTACGAAACCGCCGATTCCAAGAAGGCGCGGGGAGAGGCGGCGTTCGGCATCGAGCAGCTCGTTCGGGATGCGGAGATGTATCGGATCGGAGAAGGGGCCACCGATATCTTACGACCCTTCGTCGTCCGTGAAGGGTTGAACCGCCATCTTGAGCTGGCCAAAGGGTTCTATGCCGACGGCCTCTCGATCCTCGACCGGATCGGACAAACGTTGAAATTGGTACGCTTTTACCTACCCTGGTACCTGCGGCAATGGCGGAAACGGCCCCTGCCGAACCGTTCTGAATTTGCTCATCTCCAAGTCGGACCGTTGACGCGGTATGTCGAACGAACCAGCCGGCGCCTGGCGCGCGAAGTTTTGTATGCGATGGTGCGGTTCCGTGCCTCGTTTCAAGACGAGCAGCGCCTGCAGAACAGGATCGAAGCCGTCGGCGAAGACCTGTTCGCCATGCTGGCCACGGTGCTCTATGCCGAGTCGCAAACCAGAGTCGAGGGCCGTACGACGGTATGGGAATTGGTCGATGCGTTCTGTACCTGTGCGAAACAACGGATCGAGCAACGGCTGACGGAGTTCCGGCATCACCAAGACCACCTCACGGCTGCCACCGGGACGCAAGCCCTCAAAGGCTACTACCCCACCCTGTCGGAAGGAATCATTCACCGCCGTCTTGACGACTACGTAGGCAAGCACCGCTCGTCCTGA
- a CDS encoding Potassium efflux system KefA protein / Small-conductance mechanosensitive channel, giving the protein MMTGLSIEAVWPWLINMATTVSVALLRVGLVVVIGYVAVRFSRMGLRQMERVMVAASDAADQQSGTAHKRAATLTGILRTIALTAIWAIVLIESLQFVGLDVAPILAGAGIIGLAVGFGAQNLVRDLISGFFIILEDHIRLGDVAVINGTGGLVETITFRTISLRDFSGVVHIFPNGAITTLSNMSKDWSAFVLDVGVAYKEDTDRVVQVMQAVGEALRHDQDFAPLIIEPIEVVGVENFADSAVTLRARIKTKPLEQWKVGREYRRRLKKAFDAHGIEMPFPHRTLYMGESGHPFKVEVVEGSRLARA; this is encoded by the coding sequence ATGATGACCGGACTCTCGATCGAGGCAGTTTGGCCGTGGCTGATCAACATGGCCACGACCGTGAGCGTGGCTCTGTTGCGCGTGGGGCTGGTTGTGGTGATCGGGTATGTGGCCGTGCGCTTCTCGCGCATGGGACTCCGACAAATGGAGCGCGTGATGGTGGCTGCGAGCGACGCGGCGGATCAGCAGTCCGGCACGGCGCACAAGCGTGCCGCGACCTTGACCGGTATCCTCAGGACCATCGCCCTCACCGCGATTTGGGCGATCGTCCTCATCGAATCGCTGCAGTTCGTCGGATTGGACGTCGCCCCGATCTTGGCCGGCGCCGGCATCATCGGGCTGGCCGTCGGGTTCGGTGCGCAGAATCTTGTGCGGGACCTCATCAGCGGTTTCTTCATCATCCTGGAAGATCACATCAGGTTGGGGGATGTGGCCGTCATCAACGGAACCGGAGGCCTGGTGGAGACGATCACGTTTCGGACCATCTCGCTCCGAGACTTCTCAGGTGTGGTGCACATCTTTCCCAACGGTGCGATCACGACCCTGTCCAATATGAGCAAGGACTGGTCGGCCTTCGTCCTCGACGTGGGGGTGGCGTACAAAGAAGATACCGATCGCGTCGTCCAGGTCATGCAGGCAGTCGGTGAGGCATTGCGCCACGACCAGGACTTCGCTCCGCTGATAATCGAGCCGATCGAAGTGGTGGGGGTGGAGAATTTTGCCGATTCGGCCGTGACGCTTCGCGCGCGCATCAAAACCAAGCCGCTCGAGCAGTGGAAAGTCGGACGCGAATATCGGCGCCGTCTCAAGAAGGCCTTCGACGCGCACGGCATCGAGATGCCGTTTCCGCACCGCACCCTCTACATGGGGGAATCCGGTCATCCCTTCAAGGTTGAAGTTGTCGAAGGATCACGCCTGGCAAGGGCCTAA
- a CDS encoding Flp pilus assembly protein TadD yields the protein MAWFIDRSSVRVLVILCLTGQLTVVWADEQNDRVKASASQHQQASSPQIIPQKPRPVVQTGEAENLYYAGVALHAKGNYTEAVEKFKAALQKRPDFPEARHAMGLSLAAQGALDDAIGEYRAALNVQPEFAAIHNNLGVALSEKGQLDEAIEAYRQAIRLQPGNAAPHHNLALALEAKGDLDGAVGEYRETLRLQPNNATAHNNLGLVLQRRGMLDEAIGEYRAALRLQAGPVAALYSLNLSAALLAKGDLDGAIGSGRTAVRLQPQNADAHYNLGLALKAKGEFDGALAAFREVLKLDPGQGAAHYDVAQLLDRAGDTDGAIAEYRAMLAYRSAHAPSQEALGVLLQKTGDLDGALAAYRAALQSAPKSVAAQNNLGVALLSKGQVGEALTAFRTAASLQPNDPVAYFNLGEAFSAQNQRAEAIQAYRSYVKLAEAQPDHREKVDAVRKQLAALER from the coding sequence ATGGCCTGGTTTATCGATCGTTCTTCGGTACGCGTACTCGTGATTCTCTGTCTCACCGGTCAACTGACCGTGGTCTGGGCCGATGAGCAGAACGACAGGGTGAAGGCATCTGCGTCGCAGCACCAGCAGGCCTCCAGCCCGCAAATCATCCCGCAGAAGCCACGACCCGTTGTGCAAACCGGCGAAGCTGAGAACCTCTATTACGCCGGTGTCGCCCTCCACGCAAAGGGCAACTACACCGAAGCGGTGGAGAAGTTCAAGGCGGCGCTCCAGAAACGGCCGGACTTCCCCGAGGCCCGTCACGCCATGGGACTTTCGCTGGCGGCACAGGGCGCGTTGGACGACGCCATCGGTGAATATCGAGCCGCGTTGAATGTGCAACCGGAGTTCGCCGCCATTCATAACAACCTCGGCGTGGCGCTCAGCGAAAAGGGGCAGCTCGACGAGGCCATCGAAGCCTACCGTCAGGCCATTCGATTGCAACCCGGCAATGCCGCGCCTCATCACAACCTCGCGTTGGCCTTGGAGGCGAAGGGCGATCTGGACGGGGCGGTCGGGGAATATCGTGAGACCCTCCGTCTGCAGCCGAACAACGCCACCGCCCATAATAATCTCGGCCTGGTGTTGCAGCGCAGGGGGATGCTCGACGAGGCGATCGGCGAATATCGCGCGGCTTTGCGGCTCCAAGCCGGTCCCGTGGCCGCCCTCTATAGCCTGAATCTGAGTGCCGCCCTCTTGGCAAAGGGGGACCTCGACGGCGCGATCGGCTCCGGCCGGACGGCCGTTCGCCTACAGCCTCAGAATGCGGATGCCCATTACAACCTTGGGTTGGCGTTGAAGGCCAAGGGGGAGTTCGACGGCGCGCTGGCGGCGTTCCGTGAGGTGTTGAAGTTGGACCCCGGACAGGGGGCGGCCCATTACGATGTCGCCCAGTTGCTTGACCGAGCCGGGGATACCGATGGAGCCATCGCCGAGTATCGCGCCATGTTGGCCTACCGGTCCGCCCATGCGCCCTCGCAGGAAGCCCTGGGCGTTCTGTTGCAGAAAACGGGCGATCTCGACGGCGCGCTTGCGGCCTACCGGGCGGCCTTGCAGTCGGCTCCGAAGAGTGTGGCGGCCCAAAATAACCTGGGCGTGGCGTTGTTAAGCAAGGGTCAGGTGGGAGAGGCATTGACGGCGTTTCGCACGGCGGCGTCTCTGCAGCCCAATGACCCCGTCGCCTACTTCAACCTTGGTGAGGCGTTCAGCGCCCAAAATCAGCGTGCGGAAGCGATTCAGGCCTACCGCAGTTATGTGAAGCTGGCCGAGGCCCAGCCGGATCACCGTGAGAAGGTCGACGCGGTGCGGAAGCAACTCGCGGCGTTGGAACGATAG
- a CDS encoding Mobile element protein, whose protein sequence is MTTTIHTAVDGLGNPLRFILTPGQASDYTQAEPLLAGFPAQHVIADKGYDSPKIVEAVGRSGAQAVIPPRSCLKNPRDTDFAMYAERYRIECCFNKLKHYRAVATRSAKRTRNFASLIYLAASMLWLK, encoded by the coding sequence TTGACCACCACAATCCACACCGCTGTTGATGGTCTTGGCAATCCGCTCCGCTTCATCTTGACGCCGGGGCAGGCCTCGGATTATACGCAGGCCGAGCCGTTACTGGCGGGATTTCCCGCGCAACACGTCATTGCCGACAAGGGCTACGACAGCCCAAAGATCGTCGAGGCCGTTGGACGTTCGGGGGCACAGGCCGTCATCCCACCACGCTCCTGCCTCAAGAACCCTCGCGACACCGACTTCGCCATGTACGCCGAACGCTACCGTATCGAATGCTGCTTCAACAAGCTCAAGCACTACCGCGCCGTCGCGACCCGCTCCGCCAAGCGCACTCGCAACTTCGCCAGTCTCATCTATCTTGCCGCTTCCATGCTCTGGTTGAAATGA